From a single Brassica rapa cultivar Chiifu-401-42 chromosome A01, CAAS_Brap_v3.01, whole genome shotgun sequence genomic region:
- the LOC103853317 gene encoding protein ALP1-like yields MEISAFPFPYLQDDECSHFLGLFQDMDSPPSDFGFEGFGNDSSKKRPRKEDEEGAGAVNGSSNKPAFGDILATLLLLDEEAKHQQEQWDFESNREKSLLEANHREKVRAMDGYYNQLQGHYNTDVTPPKRARRSAVAAVVAAVASGEEATAAPVQATDIASGSGTSHRRLWVKERTTDWWDRVSSPDFPEEEFRREFRMSKSTFNLICDELDATVTKKNTMLRDAIPAPKRVGVCVWRLATGAPLRHVSERFGLGISTCHKLVIEVCRAIYDVLMPKYLRWPSDSEIRSTKEKFESVHKIPDVVGSIYTTHIPIIAPKVHVAAYFNKRHTERNQKTSYSITVQGVVNAEGIFTDVCIGNPGSLTDDQILEKSSLARQRAARGMLRDGWVVGNAGFPLTDWLLVPYARQNLTWTQHGFNENIGGIQKIAVEAFERLKGRWACLQKRTEVKLQDLPYVLGACCVLHNICEMRNEEMAPELKFDVFDDVTVPETNIRSATASNKRDQISHNLLHRGLAGTRTL; encoded by the coding sequence ATGGAAATATCTGCTTTCCCATTTCCATACCTACAAGACGACGAGTGTTCCCATTTCCTCGGTCTATTTCAGGACATGGACTCTCCTCCTTCTGACTTCGGGTTCGAAGGTTTTGGTAACGACAGCAGTAAGAAACGACCAAGAAAGGAAGACGAAGAAGGAGCTGGAGCTGTGAATGGTAGTAGTAACAAGCCTGCCTTTGGAGATATACTCGCGACGCTTTTGCTATTGGACGAGGAAGCTAAGCATCAGCAAGAGCAGTGGGACTTTGAATCCAATCGAGAGAAGTCTCTTCTCGAAGCTAATCACAGGGAGAAAGTGAGAGCAATGGATGGTTATTACAATCAATTGCAAGGTCATTACAATACAGATGTTACTCCTCCAAAACGTGCACGAAGATCAGCAGTTGCTGCTGTTGTCGCCGCGGTTGCTTCCGGTGAGGAAGCAACCGCCGCTCCGGTTCAGGCGACTGATATCGCTAGCGGTTCCGGGACGAGTCATAGGAGGCTGTGGGTGAAGGAGCGCACGACGGACTGGTGGGACAGAGTGAGCAGCCCTGATTTTCCGGAGGAAGAGTTCCGGCGAGAGTTTCGGATGAGCAAATCGACGTTTAATCTGATATGCGATGAGCTGGACGCGACGGTTACGAAGAAAAACACGATGCTCCGCGACGCGATTCCAGCTCCGAAACGCGTCGGCGTTTGCGTCTGGCGTTTAGCTACTGGAGCTCCGCTGCGCCACGTGTCGGAGCGGTTCGGGCTCGGGATCTCCACCTGCCACAAGCTGGTCATCGAGGTCTGCCGCGCGATTTACGACGTCCTGATGCCGAAGTACCTCCGCTGGCCGTCGGATTCGGAGATCCGATCGACTAAAGAAAAATTCGAATCGGTTCATAAAATCCCAGACGTCGTGGGTTCGATCTACACCACGCACATCCCCATCATCGCTCCGAAAGTCCACGTGGCGGCGTATTTTAACAAGAGGCACACGGAGAGGAACCAGAAGACGTCGTACTCGATCACAGTCCAGGGAGTGGTCAACGCTGAGGGGATCTTCACCGACGTCTGCATCGGGAACCCCGGATCACTAACCGACGATCAGATCCTCGAGAAATCGTCGCTCGCGAGGCAGCGCGCCGCGCGCGGGATGCTTCGCGACGGCTGGGTCGTCGGGAACGCGGGGTTCCCGTTGACGGATTGGCTTTTGGTGCCGTACGCGAGGCAGAATCTGACGTGGACGCAGCATGGGTTTAATGAGAATATCGGAGGGATTCAGAAGATCGCGGTGGAGGCGTTCGAGAGGCTGAAAGGACGGTGGGCTTGTCTGCAGAAGAGGACGGAGGTTAAGCTTCAGGATCTACCTTATGTGTTGGGTGCTTGTTGTGTGTTGCATAATATCTGTGAGATGAGGAATGAGGAGATGGCGCCGGAGTTGAAGTTCGATGTGTTTGATGATGTGACTGTGCCTGAGACTAATATCAGATCTGCGACTGCGTCTAACAAGAGGGATCAGATCTCTCACAATCTCTTGCATCGTGGCTTGGCCGGGACGAGGACTCTCTAG
- the LOC103853328 gene encoding uncharacterized protein LOC103853328: MIRIKLATHKHPLYPTPWVSRCEGCPRRGGYVKDGYRCYECAISFHKECAEAILEIHHPSHHAHPLSLVLEWQGLKYCKLCGEDLFNNIYYHCSICDFVVDTACAKNPPPNVIEYPKAHEHSLVIEKDLYHPRCTFCGGGTRDMYYYRCSLCSLNFEIRCSMLALEIDYPYHPQHPLKILTKEEHHFSDGKCLICGEELGLKVYHCSICKFTVDVGCVRDPPPLTILFPKAHEHQLNLTPRKISFVCDACGMEGDRSPYSCQQCYFMIHQSCIDLPEIINVNRHEHRLSRRLHLSPGNWECGFCHKNVDWSYGAYSCSICPNYVIHSQCAIQNNIWDKLELKGIPEESHLEPFKVIDENLICHFSHEEHYLKLNEESIISGEGIRCEACVLPIYYQAFYSCVQCNFILHKTCANLSRKKRHFSHDKALTLICGDKIEHCEMCEKYSQGFKYTDFQYFSIDVECAMLSESIIHESHPCTLYYNNNTYIKCACCNEGGYRSFSCDDCSFGLHGRCAALPKTIQHWYDEHLIFLCYNKNKRGGEYWCDICEEQIDTMIWFYTCDSCCVTFHTKCVLGDFSRFMPGRIVTYRKWRIKAMQTSPGFLPRCYICHTRRAVPFVLNLCNPQKIVFICSVECLRRTSFREDLYFLLSRVVLNSYLRNNE, translated from the coding sequence ATGATTAGAATAAAATTAGCAACTCACAAACACCCTTTGTACCCTACGCCTTGGGTTAGCCGTTGCGAGGGTTGCCCTCGGAGAGGTGGTTACGTCAAAGACGGTTATCGTTGCTATGAGTGTGCTATTTCCTTTCACAAAGAATGTGCAGAGGCAATCTTAGAGATCCACCACCCATCTCATCATGCAcatcctctctctctcgtttTGGAGTGGCAGGGACTGAAATATTGTAAGTTATGTGGAGAAGatttgtttaataatatatattaccaTTGCTCTATATGTGATTTCGTTGTTGATACGGCTTGTGCCAAAAATCCACCACCAAATGTTATTGAATATCCCAAAGCCCATGAACACTCTCTTGTTATCGAGAAGGATCTTTATCATCCCAGATGTACTTTTTGTGGAGGGGGAACTCGTGATATGTATTATTACAGATGTTCTCTATGTAGTTTGAATTTCGAAATCAGGTGTTCAATGCTTGCTTTAGAGATAGATTACCCATATCACCCTCAACACCCCCTTAAAATCCTCACCAAGGAAGAACATCATTTCTCTGATGGTAAATGTCTTATTTGTGGAGAGGAATTAGGGTTGAAAGTTTATCATTGTTCAATCTGTAAGTTTACTGTGGATGTTGGTTGTGTGAGGGATCCTCCACCGCTTACAATCTTATTTCCTAAGGCTCATGAACATCAACTCAACCTTACACCAAGGAAAATATCTTTTGTCTGTGATGCTTGTGGGATGGAGGGTGATCGGAGTCCTTATTCATGCCAACAATGTTATTTCATGATTCATCAAAGCTGTATTGACTTACCGGAGATCATCAACGTCAACCGTCACGAGCATCGTCTTTCTAGACGTCTTCATCTAAGTCCTGGGAATTGGGAATGCGGATTTTGTCACAAAAACGTTGACTGGTCTTATGGGGCGTATTCTTGCTCGATTTGTCCTAATTATGTCATTCATTCTCAATGTgcaatacaaaataatatatgggACAAGTTAGAACTCAAGGGGATACCAGAAGAATCTCATCTCGAACCATTTAAGGTAATAGATGAAAACCTGATATGTCATTTCAGTCATGAGGAACATTATTTAAAACTCAACGAGGAAAGTATCATATCCGGTGAGGGCATTCGTTGTGAAGCATGTGTCTTACCTATATATTATCAAGCGTTCTACAGCTGCGTGCAATGCAATTTCATTCTCCATAAAACATGCGCTAATCTTTCTAGAAAGAAACGTCATTTTTCTCATGACAAAGCGTTAACTTTAATATGTGGTGACAAGATAGAGCATTGTGAAATGTGTGAAAAATATTCTCAAGGTTTCAAGTATACCGACTTTCAATACTTCAGTATTGATGTGGAGTGTGCCATGCTTTCTGAATCTATCATCCATGAAAGTCATCCATGCACCTTGTACTACAATAACAACACGTATATAAAATGCGCTTGTTGCAATGAAGGGGGCTATCGATCGTTTAGTTGTGATGACTGCAGCTTTGGACTACATGGAAGATGTGCTGCTTTGCCAAAAACAATACAACACTGGTATGATgaacatcttatatttttatgttacaACAAAAACAAGAGAGGAGGAGAATATTGGTGTGATATATGCGAGGAACAAATAGATACCATGATCTGGTTCTACACATGTGATAGTTGCTGTGTCACGTTCCATACTAAATGTGTTCTCGGCGACTTTTCACGTTTTATGCCGGGACGGATAGTCACATATAGAAAGTGGAGGATCAAAGCGATGCAAACCAGTCCGGGTTTCTTACCACGTTGTTACATTTGTCATACTCGACGCGCAGTTCCCTTTGTTTTAAACTTATGTAATCCccaaaaaattgttttcatctGTTCTGTAGAATGTTTACGCAGAACCTCATTTCGTGAAGatttgtattttcttttatCTAGAGTTGTATTAAATTCATATCTACGAAACAATGAATAA